The Ornithodoros turicata isolate Travis chromosome 9, ASM3712646v1, whole genome shotgun sequence genome includes a region encoding these proteins:
- the LOC135368531 gene encoding uncharacterized protein LOC135368531: MTTVAQLPQLSWLAAGLLGLLAMLVCAAPREAASVPIVSPAKGRTRFANITLHRGIPHRKLLPVPSGCLEDGSFCDYVPGYPEEMVLKLMKTWGPLYQSYFQDGEEEEFEDEDKKKSELRVKEDEQQVRTPFGGAPEAQVCDTQKEVRYPRIGLDKDGLMRIIINTGSEYRQPVLIEKCRNEDGTCGRIHDMLPAGHTTRCATKYVNRVLVALPLDGNAIEPVPTKFSFPAACVCFVRLPGRGLAL, translated from the exons GCTATGCTTGTGTGCGCAGCACCACGAGAGGCAGCGTCCGTACCCATCGTGTCACCAGCCAAGGGTCGAACGCGTTTTGCaaacatcacactgcacagGGGTATTCCGCACCGCAAATTATTGCCAGTGCCATCTGGATGTCTCGAAGATGGGTCGTTCTGCGATTATGTGCCCGGATATCCGGA agaAATGGTCTTGAAGTTGATGAAGACTTGGGGACCTCTGTACCAAAGCTACTTCCAGGATggcgaagaagaagaatttGAAGatgaagacaaaaagaaaagcgaGCTTAGAGTGAAAGAAGACGAGCAACAA GTTCGGACCCCATTTGGTGGAGCACCGGAGGCCCAAGTGTGTGACACCCAAAAGGAAGTCCGATACCCTCGCATTGGGTTGGACAAAGACGGTCTCATGCGGATAATCATCAACACCGGCAGCGAGTACCGTCAACCGGTGCTCATCGAGAAATGCCG GAACGAAGATGGAACTTGTGGTCGTATTCATGACATGCTGCCAGCAGGACATACAACGCGCTGTGCCACAAAGTACGTCAACAGGGTCCTGGTTGCGCTTCCCCTGGACGGTAACGCCATCGAACCTGTGCCAACCAAGTTTTCTTTCCCAGCTGCTTGTGTCTGTTTT GTCCGCCTACCAGGACGTGGGCTGGCACTATGA